The genomic window gggtgggtgcccacctccaacctttcaattagcagccgagcaagtTAACTGCTCATACCACTCAAGTCActtcatctgcataacagagaATCTAAATTCTAGAAAGCACAAGTTAACAGGTGTGTGCTACAAACTAAAGCTTTTAAATTAGGAATGTATAGTGCTTATTTACTTTCAttgcaaatgaaaaagaaattggtcggagaaaattgaaattataatcagataaaaatgaaattaggctTAACAGTTTTTAAAGCTAAGCAAATGAAACTTTCTGGCAGTAGCTCATGGATGGAATTTTTCTTAGTGATAAAAGTTAAGGACTTAGTAAAATGGGAGACATCGTTAAGTGCTGAACAACAAAACCCTGTGTGTTTCTTTAGTGGTTTTTTCTCACTAATGCAACCAGGAATTCCTCACTAGTAAAATGATAATGTGATTATCATTCAGTGAATTTATTACAAGCATTTAGAATGGTATCGGCACATGGTAAGTACTCTTCTAGCCAACGTTACCTTGTTATGGTTGATGTTCAtcgaaccaaaaccaaaccaaacccgctgccatcaattccaattcatagtgacactataggagagAGAacggccccatacagtttccaaggagcagctggtggattctaactgccaatcttttggtcagcagccataggtcttaaccactgcgccaccagggctccgatgttCATCAGGATGCCCTATATATCTTGATACCTAGAGAGCACTGTACAAGTCTAGAGGTGGCATTAAGTGACACATCACCTTAAGCAAGTAAATTAACTGACCTCTGAGGGTGACCAGCTTGTCCATTTCCTCAGGACTTTCCCAGTTTTAGCACTCAAAGTCCCGAATAGACCAGGATGGTTGGTCACAACTGGAGCCCGTTTCTTCATCCCATAAAATGTAGCTAAAATGATGCCTACAATGAGGTTTACACTGGATAATACATGTAGAGAGGCAATATCTCATATCACCCAGGAGCACACAGCCAGGTCACCACATCCTTAGCGCAGCTGTTCCACTTTCCTACTCTAACTTAGGGGAGTTATTGACTTTCTATTCCTCAGTTTCCCTCTGTGTAAAATGGGATACTACCACTTGCTCTGCATAACtgtagtgaggattaaatgttaAAATGCATACCGTGCTTGAAACAGTGCATTGAACAACAGTAAGCACTAAGTATGATGGATTCTGATTATTATTAAAACAGCCCACTTCTGCTTTGGCAAGCAGCTGATACATGTTTATTACTTAATAGGAAGACCTGCTAAAAAGAAACTTTGTCCCCCAGTAAAAACTAGGTTAGAGTTTGAGAGCTGGGGTTGTTCTgggtttttttccctttctcaatTACTGAGAGTAAATGGTCACTAATTGTCGCCTTGCTTAGTGAACTCTAAGAAATACAGGACTGTACCATAATCCTCAGACTAAGAAGGATTTTAAAAAGGATAACAGAATTCAGAGACACTAGTGTGCCATATTTAAgttgtttttataataattttaagtTGCTCCTACATAGGGAGATTAAAGAGATTTTTAAGTATACAGCTTTTTGTAACAATCATATAAGAACTGTCTCCTGGATTTCTATCCATCTTTTCAATGACAGTCCAAAGAAGTCTtcaccactgaactaccaatcaGTAGTTTTTCATTTTCAAGCAATAAATTTACTTACTTACAACAGCTCCCACGCGCTTTTTTAAACTCAGCTGTTACCAAATTTTGATCTGTAAAGCCTAAAACCTTGTTTCGTAACCAGCATAGAAGACTCAGCATCAAAGTTGCCCTGCAGCTAAAAAGCACTAGAAATCAGAATCCTGTATTACAGTGGTTCCATCCGGGTGATTCTACCCCCTGGGAACACCATTAATGGCTGAAGACATTTCTGTTTGTCATAACTGGGGGtgctactgacatctagtgggGAAAGCCAAGGGTGCTGCTCAACATCCTCCAATGCATAGGGGAGTCGTTGTCCCCCACAACAAAGCATCATCTGGCCCAAACTGTGAACAGTAGGAGGCAGGCACACAGTGAGGTGGCCTTGTTGGCGCTGCCCAGCCTGGCCCCTCCACATTGCACTGAGGACAGCCAAGAAGAAAGCGAATCTCACAGCACCAATATCCTCCTCCTCCCATACTTCCGGGAGACCACTACAGAAACTTCATGGACCTCTCGCCACACTTATCTTGGTCCTTTCTTTGGGCTTATCTTCACAATGGCAAATAAAGTATTTCAGAAAATGAAGGTGGTATCTCTTTCCATGTTCAGGTTACTCCTATATAGTCATAGTAATGTTTTAACCATTACAAGAATTTAAACAGTTCTATTTGTGGTGGTGTAACAAGTTTTAATTCAAAATAGACACTCTGAAAACAATAGGTTAAAAATAAAGTTCAACAAGCTCTCGTTCTGAATTTATAACAGGACGCCGACCGTCACAGAGGAGTTTCACAATCGCCTTAGAAATGCACAGTATAGCCGTACATGCAAATGTATATGTTTTACAATTCACACAGAACATTACTGTATTTCCCAGAGGCTCAGTCAATACTCAGACTATTTCTGCCTAGAGATCCGCTAGCAGGCTCCTCTGCTGATAttgccatactgaaggctgagctGGCTGGTCTCCATTACTGGCTCTGGTGCTTTAAGTAATTTTATATTTTGTGAAGGAAACTAGGTTTACCCATCCAAAGAATACAGTGGAGACCCCACCAGTTCATCGTCCCATTAACCTGGACAACCTGATACTGGAAAGCCCTAGTACTCCATTTACTTCTATGAAACTTCATCAAAAAATTGATATACCAACCATGGAATTATTACCTCTTGGCCTACTCACTTCAGGTTGTCCCCTGAAAACCTACGTTTAAATTTCAATTGGTAACCACACTCAGGGGTAAAAATTTTATTCCTGAGTAACATGGTCCTTCTCTTTTACTAGTTTACGAgcagttagatttttttttttaatgtttattctaAAGGCACTAAAGATTTACTGTCTTACCTTTGAATGGAGAAATTATCACGAtatcaaaaagaggaaaaatgtctACACTGAAAAGTATTTCTGCATCTACAGAATtactttatttgtaaaataactCTTTTGATATATGCACTATATACCAGACTCCAGGTTCAGGTATTTTAACAAATGAAAACATTTGGTTTTCTATGAGTTATAGTAAAACCAGCTGAAAGGGAAAATCAAAGTGATAATCTAATAAGCAGATACTTTACAGAGAAGAAAGCATACAGCGTAGTGCGTCCTGAAGGAGCAGGCACCCATCTGAGCACCCACCACCACCTGCGGCATGGGGACCCCTCGGGGAGAACAATGCCTTAATTTGCAATTAACCAACGTTCTGAAATGGGCAAAATCTCCTTGAGCAAAGAAACAAATAGCATTTTGGATTTCAGTTTTTATCAGATACTGACACTACGGGGAAAATGAGGCGTGCATGAAATATCAAAGATTCAATTTACATGACAGGGAAAGAACTAAAAAACAAAGTTACAAAATCAAACCACAGGaaacaataaatgtgaaaaacctATTCTTTACCTAGTAGTCTTTCTGAGCACCTGAAACAAGCTAAAGAGCAGCATAAAGACCACTGAATTCATTAGTTCAACACACTAGTCtggaaaataacatttttaaatttcaattgaAAAAACTGCTAATTACCTAGTTTAGATTTATTTTTTACAAGTTCTGCGGTTGATACTCAAAGTTCAatttgtgttttacatttttaagttcAGACATATCAAAGCCTAAAAGTACAGAAGGTTTGTGATTTTTTATTGCTTTCATGCAAATGTATCTTCTTTTTCCAAAAAATGAAGCCACATCAATTTTCCACACCCACAACAGTGACGACAGCAGTTCTATTTCCTTTTTACTGGGATATGGTCTCTTATGGAAATAATCCCTCAGAAACTGTTTCTGCGCCTCGTAAGAACGGTCCTCATACTTTCTGGGGTTCAATGCTAAGATCTGAAGCGCGTCGTCATTAATAAGCAGTCCATCTGTCCTGCCCTCATTCTTCTGTCTCTTGAAAGGCATAGCACTCGCTGCCTTCTCTGGCGCGGGTGCGGGGTCGGCATCAATGACGAGGGGCTGCTCTTCCCCGGCCCTCGGGTCATCTACCCCAGCGTGGCTGTCGGGCAGCTTCCTCTTCACAGAGAAGCTGGACTCGTGGATCACCTCCCCATTGACCAGGAGCAGCCCGCTGTTGTCGATGAAGCTGGGCTGCAGCTGCAAGTCTGAGCTGCTGTCCTTCGGAGCGCTCCGGCACCGCAGCAGGTGGATGGCGATGGCCGCCAGGGTCATGTTTCCGGTGTAGACCCCACAGCAGTGGATGCACTTGAATGCTGGCGACTTCAAGACCGTGTGCACAGTTGGTGTGATGTGGTGCCTCTCCTTCAGGTGCACCTCGTATGCCTCCGTGGTCACAAAGGTGCCAAAGCAGAAAGGGCAGGTTAGCACCTCCCGGCCAGGGTTGCTGGTGGTGCCCTCCGTCTGGGGCCGTACCTTAATGTACACGGGTACAAGCGCCTTGGAGTGTATCCCCGCCAGCACTGCCAAGTAGACTTCCCGCTCACCTAGCTCGTCCTTCGGCAAGAGGGTAATGAAGTCAATGTGAGGAAAGAGCAGGCTGCCGCTGGCGTCGACATCCAGCTGGAAGCCTCTGTTGCTGTAATCCACAGACAGCCTCTTCTTCTCCAGGTGTGTGGCCTTGCAGTGATCCGAGAGGCCCCTGAGGTCATGGAACGTGGAGGGGCAGAACAGGCACCCCAGGCCATGTGTCAGCAAGTGGCGGATGAGCTCATCCTCTGGGATGAGGCATTTGCAGGACAGACATCGGACAGTCTTCTCCTTCATCCACTTCAGGAATGGTGCGCAGGCCGCGAGTTTCTCTGGCTTGAGCCGCTTGACAGTGACGGGCTTGGCCTCACTATGCTTGTGTGCCACCTCCACATGCACCTGGTACACGTTGGAGGGAAAAAGCTCATTACAGACAGGGCAGGTCTTCCACTGCTTGGCCTGCTTGAGGGCCTGGCTCGCCTCAGACATGGACGGCGAGGCCTGAACAAACATGCTCTGAGGGGTGCTCACCACCATGGGTGGTGGTGGCAGGCCAGCTGCCCCAGGCTGCAACAGctggagtggcatctggggtgggGCAGCGGCCGCGACACCCCCTGGTGGCATCGGGAGTGTGACCGAGACTGGAGCCAGTGTGTATGTGGGGATGCCGTTCACCTCCTTCCCAGTGGGGATGAGCTGCCTGAGGATGGAGCCTGAGGTGAGGAAGGTGGTATTCGGTGCAGTACCAGGCCTGACAGGCTGGCTCATGGGCAGGAGGCTGGTACTAACAGACTGGCCGCCAAACTGCAGGACACCAGGCCTCACAGGCTGGCCCACCGGAAGAACGCCTGATACAACAGGCTGGCTGAGTTGCAGGACGCTGGGACCCACACTCTGGCCCACAGGCAGTACCCCTGATGAGACCCCCTGGGTCGGAGGAAGCAGCCCCGATGGGACCACCTGGCCTGCAGGGAGCGTCCCAGATGTGGCCTTATGGCCTGTGGGGAGGACCTTCAATGGAACAGTCTGGCCAGGGGGGAGCACCCGGGATGGGACCGTCAGCCCAGCAGGAAGCACCCCTGACGGGGCCGTCTGGCCAATGGGGAGCACACCCGATTGGACCATTTGGCCAGTAGGAAGGACTCCTGAAGAAGCCGTCTGTCCTGGAGGAACAACCCCTGCAGGAGCCACCTGGCCTGCAGAGAGTACAGCTGGAGGGACTGTCCGCCCCACAGAGAGCACCCCTGGTGAGACAGCCTGGAGAACCCCAGGGGCAACTGCGTGCCTTACAGGAAGGACTCCAGGCCCAGTGGGCCTGTTCCCCGAGAgagctccaggcccaggaggtCTGTTCAGGGGCCTCACGGGCTGACTGAGGGGTAGAATCCCTGGGCGAATAGTCTGGTTCATGGGGAGAACACCGGTCCCAGCAGAGTTGGCTACGGGCCCAACAGGTGGGCTCAGGGGCAGGACAGCAGGACTCACGGGATGGCTGAGCCGGACGCCATGAGACATGAAGACGGGCTGCGGGACTGGCGTCTGCAGAGCCAGGCCATTCTGACCCACTGGCAGCGGGCTGGAGACGAGCGCCACCTGGGACTGGGCGATGGCAGGGGGGGACTGGGGGGTGAGTCCTCCAGACGTGCCCGAGGCCACGGAGACAGGCTGAACTAGGGTTTGACTTTGGCTACTCTGCGGCAAAGCAAGGTGGAAGCAAGGAGGGGTGGCTGGAACGCCGGCAGCGCTGTTGTTAGGCGGGACCGCCAAATTTGCAGCTGGTTTTGGAGCAATGTGCATTTGCTTCAAAAGTCCAGCTTTCttaatatgttctgaaatcacAGATCTAAGCTTATTCTCCAAGTCTCTGTGTATATCTGATGTCAAAATGTGATACATTAAAGCATCCTGGCTGCTGGCATTGGCACTGCATTTTTTACAGTAATACTTGTCTGGTGGTGGCGTCTTCTCAGCAGGAAGAGGGTTGCTGGCCTTCGACTGCTCGCCTACCTCCTCGGTCCGCAGGCCAAAGTAGCCATTAATTAGGTGGTGGAAATGGGCAACCAGCACATGCTTCTTCATGCTGTAGTACAGAGTGTTTGAAAAGTTACATTTCAAACATGTAAAACTTATAACATCATTCCTAGATGTTTTCGCCTCACCTAAAATATTCACTGTGTAGTTCTGGACTTTCCGAGCAGGTGTGTGAAACATCCTCAAGTGCTTCCCCACGACTTTGGGTTGAGACACAAATACACAGTTTGGGCAAGGGACCACCAGCTCTTGGTCAAGTTCATCTTCGTGGTAACGATGTAAATGGTTTCTGAATGAAGTAAGCACCTTTGTCGAGTATTTACAGAGGCTACAGCAGTATGGTTTTGTTCGGTATCTCtgttaaaagaaagaaagtctTCAGCATAGTTTAATAAAACTATCAGAGGCCACATCTTTTCTATTCCATGAGTATGATtcccttttattttaatttgctaGATAATTTAACACTATCAGTCCTCAAGGAATAACGTTCTTTCTAAGCCAGAGGTCAGCAAGcttcttctgtaaagggccaaacaagcaaacaacaaaaaagggccaaagagtaaatattttaggcttgtgGGCCATACGAtagtctttgttgcaaatacTGGCTGTGTTCAGTAAAACTTTGCTTTCCGAACACCAAAAGTTAAATTTCGTATAATTTTCACAGGTCACaaaatagttttaattttttttcaagcctttaaaaatgtaaaacctaCTTACTCTTAGCTCACGGGTCACACGATAACAGGAggcaggctggatttggcccacgggatgtagtttgctgacccctgttctCAGCTGTCCACTAAAACCACAAGTCTCATTACTTAGTCAATTAAAATAAACTCAGTTAATTCTCTGCAAAAGACAAGTTACTTTCTTAGTTCCAATGCTGTTTCAACTCTAAATTCTAAAACTTTTTGCTATAGCCATCATTATCTTTCCATTCCCCCCACTTCCGGTGCTCAGCATGTGGGAGGTGCCCAGTAAATGATGTGATAAGTAGCAGAGAAAGAGCTAATGTGCTGAACCAAGCTTACACTGTGAATGATCCTAAGGTAAATGTAAAACCACAAAATACAGCACTAACATTTTTTAGTCAAATTTGGAGGAATTCCGTAATCCTGGGGCATAACAACAGACATTTGTAGCACAGCTAGCCAAATCTGGAGTGCAATTgttctaaaatacattaaaaccTGGTGGTTTGTGAGACAGCCAAACAGTCAAACATGGATATTTTAAGAGAATATTGAAGTCTTTCATCTCATTGTACAGTCTGAAAATTTTAGAGCTGGTGAACCACAAAATCCCTGGCCCTGCCCTAGTTGTACGAACGAGGAAGCTAAGACCCGGACAGATTAACTGCGTCTTCCGAGGCCCCTCAGTCAGTGTGTATGGTGCCACAGGGGCGCAGATCTTTCTACTCTGCCACCCTGCTCCTCACTATCACGGTGACCAAGACCTCATCTCCATCCTTTCCCAGACCTGTTCTCTCTTGACACTCGCActgttacatacacacacagtccCACTTTTCAAGATTCTGGAATCCTCTTTCTCCTTTCATGCAGTGCTTCCTCTTGGGTGACAGGTCGCAAAAATTATTCATGTTCAGCATCATGTTACCATCTTCTTAGCAACTGGCAAAATCCCAGGTTCTGGTATTTCTACTATGATCTATAATAAACCAGGTATATCCATTGTATATCCAACCCTAGACTACAACCTCAGACAAcagacttcaa from Loxodonta africana isolate mLoxAfr1 chromosome 11, mLoxAfr1.hap2, whole genome shotgun sequence includes these protein-coding regions:
- the ADNP2 gene encoding activity-dependent neuroprotector homeobox protein 2 isoform X3, with the translated sequence MKKHVLVAHFHHLINGYFGLRTEEVGEQSKASNPLPAEKTPPPDKYYCKKCSANASSQDALMYHILTSDIHRDLENKLRSVISEHIKKAGLLKQMHIAPKPAANLAVPPNNSAAGVPATPPCFHLALPQSSQSQTLVQPVSVASGTSGGLTPQSPPAIAQSQVALVSSPLPVGQNGLALQTPVPQPVFMSHGVRLSHPVSPAVLPLSPPVGPVANSAGTGVLPMNQTIRPGILPLSQPVRPLNRPPGPGALSGNRPTGPGVLPVRHAVAPGVLQAVSPGVLSVGRTVPPAVLSAGQVAPAGVVPPGQTASSGVLPTGQMVQSGVLPIGQTAPSGVLPAGLTVPSRVLPPGQTVPLKVLPTGHKATSGTLPAGQVVPSGLLPPTQGVSSGVLPVGQSVGPSVLQLSQPVVSGVLPVGQPVRPGVLQFGGQSVSTSLLPMSQPVRPGTAPNTTFLTSGSILRQLIPTGKEVNGIPTYTLAPVSVTLPMPPGGVAAAAPPQMPLQLLQPGAAGLPPPPMVVSTPQSMFVQASPSMSEASQALKQAKQWKTCPVCNELFPSNVYQVHVEVAHKHSEAKPVTVKRLKPEKLAACAPFLKWMKEKTVRCLSCKCLIPEDELIRHLLTHGLGCLFCPSTFHDLRGLSDHCKATHLEKKRLSVDYSNRGFQLDVDASGSLLFPHIDFITLLPKDELGEREVYLAVLAGIHSKALVPVYIKVRPQTEGTTSNPGREVLTCPFCFGTFVTTEAYEVHLKERHHITPTVHTVLKSPAFKCIHCCGVYTGNMTLAAIAIHLLRCRSAPKDSSSDLQLQPSFIDNSGLLLVNGEVIHESSFSVKRKLPDSHAGVDDPRAGEEQPLVIDADPAPAPEKAASAMPFKRQKNEGRTDGLLINDDALQILALNPRKYEDRSYEAQKQFLRDYFHKRPYPSKKEIELLSSLLWVWKIDVASFFGKRRYICMKAIKNHKPSVLLGFDMSELKNVKHKLNFEYQPQNL
- the ADNP2 gene encoding activity-dependent neuroprotector homeobox protein 2 isoform X2, coding for MLLSGNLLERKCGQLRTGVSKLHPVGQIQPASCYRVTRELRRYRTKPYCCSLCKYSTKVLTSFRNHLHRYHEDELDQELVVPCPNCVFVSQPKVVGKHLRMFHTPARKVQNYTVNILGEAKTSRNDVISFTCLKCNFSNTLYYSMKKHVLVAHFHHLINGYFGLRTEEVGEQSKASNPLPAEKTPPPDKYYCKKCSANASSQDALMYHILTSDIHRDLENKLRSVISEHIKKAGLLKQMHIAPKPAANLAVPPNNSAAGVPATPPCFHLALPQSSQSQTLVQPVSVASGTSGGLTPQSPPAIAQSQVALVSSPLPVGQNGLALQTPVPQPVFMSHGVRLSHPVSPAVLPLSPPVGPVANSAGTGVLPMNQTIRPGILPLSQPVRPLNRPPGPGALSGNRPTGPGVLPVRHAVAPGVLQAVSPGVLSVGRTVPPAVLSAGQVAPAGVVPPGQTASSGVLPTGQMVQSGVLPIGQTAPSGVLPAGLTVPSRVLPPGQTVPLKVLPTGHKATSGTLPAGQVVPSGLLPPTQGVSSGVLPVGQSVGPSVLQLSQPVVSGVLPVGQPVRPGVLQFGGQSVSTSLLPMSQPVRPGTAPNTTFLTSGSILRQLIPTGKEVNGIPTYTLAPVSVTLPMPPGGVAAAAPPQMPLQLLQPGAAGLPPPPMVVSTPQSMFVQASPSMSEASQALKQAKQWKTCPVCNELFPSNVYQVHVEVAHKHSEAKPVTVKRLKPEKLAACAPFLKWMKEKTVRCLSCKCLIPEDELIRHLLTHGLGCLFCPSTFHDLRGLSDHCKATHLEKKRLSVDYSNRGFQLDVDASGSLLFPHIDFITLLPKDELGEREVYLAVLAGIHSKALVPVYIKVRPQTEGTTSNPGREVLTCPFCFGTFVTTEAYEVHLKERHHITPTVHTVLKSPAFKCIHCCGVYTGNMTLAAIAIHLLRCRSAPKDSSSDLQLQPSFIDNSGLLLVNGEVIHESSFSVKRKLPDSHAGVDDPRAGEEQPLVIDADPAPAPEKAASAMPFKRQKNEGRTDGLLINDDALQILALNPRKYEDRSYEAQKQFLRDYFHKRPYPSKKEIELLSSLLWVWKIDVASFFGKRRYICMKAIKNHKPSVLLGFDMSELKNVKHKLNFEYQPQNL
- the ADNP2 gene encoding activity-dependent neuroprotector homeobox protein 2 isoform X1, giving the protein MFQIPVENLDNIRKVRKKVKGILLDIGLDSCKELLKDLKAFDPGEKYFYNTSWGDVALWEPSGKKVRYRTKPYCCSLCKYSTKVLTSFRNHLHRYHEDELDQELVVPCPNCVFVSQPKVVGKHLRMFHTPARKVQNYTVNILGEAKTSRNDVISFTCLKCNFSNTLYYSMKKHVLVAHFHHLINGYFGLRTEEVGEQSKASNPLPAEKTPPPDKYYCKKCSANASSQDALMYHILTSDIHRDLENKLRSVISEHIKKAGLLKQMHIAPKPAANLAVPPNNSAAGVPATPPCFHLALPQSSQSQTLVQPVSVASGTSGGLTPQSPPAIAQSQVALVSSPLPVGQNGLALQTPVPQPVFMSHGVRLSHPVSPAVLPLSPPVGPVANSAGTGVLPMNQTIRPGILPLSQPVRPLNRPPGPGALSGNRPTGPGVLPVRHAVAPGVLQAVSPGVLSVGRTVPPAVLSAGQVAPAGVVPPGQTASSGVLPTGQMVQSGVLPIGQTAPSGVLPAGLTVPSRVLPPGQTVPLKVLPTGHKATSGTLPAGQVVPSGLLPPTQGVSSGVLPVGQSVGPSVLQLSQPVVSGVLPVGQPVRPGVLQFGGQSVSTSLLPMSQPVRPGTAPNTTFLTSGSILRQLIPTGKEVNGIPTYTLAPVSVTLPMPPGGVAAAAPPQMPLQLLQPGAAGLPPPPMVVSTPQSMFVQASPSMSEASQALKQAKQWKTCPVCNELFPSNVYQVHVEVAHKHSEAKPVTVKRLKPEKLAACAPFLKWMKEKTVRCLSCKCLIPEDELIRHLLTHGLGCLFCPSTFHDLRGLSDHCKATHLEKKRLSVDYSNRGFQLDVDASGSLLFPHIDFITLLPKDELGEREVYLAVLAGIHSKALVPVYIKVRPQTEGTTSNPGREVLTCPFCFGTFVTTEAYEVHLKERHHITPTVHTVLKSPAFKCIHCCGVYTGNMTLAAIAIHLLRCRSAPKDSSSDLQLQPSFIDNSGLLLVNGEVIHESSFSVKRKLPDSHAGVDDPRAGEEQPLVIDADPAPAPEKAASAMPFKRQKNEGRTDGLLINDDALQILALNPRKYEDRSYEAQKQFLRDYFHKRPYPSKKEIELLSSLLWVWKIDVASFFGKRRYICMKAIKNHKPSVLLGFDMSELKNVKHKLNFEYQPQNL